In Desulfotignum phosphitoxidans DSM 13687, a single window of DNA contains:
- a CDS encoding (Fe-S)-binding protein, whose product MTSIIGPASYQFFGIFPAAILSFILPVVGIGLFAYIMARRLAPLVRAAPDFRMDRIGQRIIRLITIWLGQIKQPRYMLAGVLHIVIFAGFLILSIRSVSLVIIGLSDGFVLPGFGGWLGDVYNFLKDYAATFVLIACIVAGIRRGVFKPARYAVPEQYGKDHTAEAVFVLGIIGTLMISESLFEASELAFAYQQTGEWHFTAPLSLVWIFTHMLTGASLNFLQGLHIFSYFLHDLTFFFFLCFLPLGKHFHVITSIFNVFFMRLDKGKIKPVRYGVSDEQLDDLESFGVKKLEDFTWKHMLDFYSCADCGRCSDQCPANAVGRPLSPRFITIKARDLMFKNYPLSGEIYKSKMLVEDIYTEDEIWSCTTCGACEEECPLAIEYINKIVDLRRGMVDEGLVPQSLQKPLKALEKRGNPYGKMEKKRADWALEKEFKAEYSIKDLTKESADTLYFVDSITSYDDNIQEIARRTAMILDRAGVDFGILGKDEKDSGNEVLRFGEEMLYQDLKAQNTEAILATGVKQIVTADPHAYNALKNDYTGLPPVRHISQVVAEKITTGVLSLKPCLHPEKTYVYHDPCYLGRHNGIYEDPRQALDAIDGLTRVEMEKSRDRSFCCGGGGLMLFYEPEEETRMGVLRVNMAAEAGANVIVTACPFCLVNIQDAIKVAGKEGEIEALDFTELIARHLA is encoded by the coding sequence ATGACTTCAATTATCGGTCCGGCAAGTTATCAATTTTTCGGGATTTTCCCGGCAGCCATTCTGTCTTTCATTCTGCCTGTGGTGGGAATAGGCCTGTTCGCTTACATCATGGCCCGGCGCCTGGCCCCCCTGGTCCGGGCCGCTCCGGATTTTCGGATGGACCGCATTGGCCAGCGCATCATCCGGCTGATCACCATCTGGCTGGGACAGATCAAACAACCCCGGTACATGCTGGCAGGGGTGCTGCATATTGTTATTTTTGCCGGTTTTCTGATCCTGTCCATCCGGTCCGTGTCCCTGGTGATTATCGGTCTTTCCGATGGATTTGTCCTGCCGGGGTTCGGGGGCTGGCTGGGAGATGTGTATAATTTCCTGAAAGATTATGCCGCCACCTTTGTGCTGATCGCCTGTATTGTGGCGGGTATCCGCCGGGGAGTTTTTAAACCGGCCAGATATGCGGTACCGGAACAATACGGCAAAGACCATACCGCAGAGGCGGTGTTTGTTTTGGGCATCATCGGTACCCTGATGATCTCTGAAAGCCTGTTCGAAGCGTCTGAGCTGGCCTTTGCCTATCAGCAGACCGGGGAATGGCATTTTACGGCGCCGTTGTCTTTGGTGTGGATCTTTACGCATATGCTGACCGGGGCGTCCCTGAATTTTCTTCAGGGGCTTCATATTTTCTCCTATTTCCTGCATGACCTGACTTTTTTCTTTTTTCTGTGTTTTCTGCCTCTGGGCAAACATTTTCATGTGATCACTTCGATCTTCAATGTGTTTTTCATGCGGCTTGACAAGGGAAAGATCAAACCGGTCAGGTACGGGGTGTCCGACGAACAACTGGATGATCTGGAGTCTTTCGGTGTCAAAAAACTGGAGGATTTCACCTGGAAACACATGCTGGATTTTTATTCGTGTGCCGACTGCGGCCGGTGTTCTGACCAGTGCCCGGCCAATGCCGTGGGACGACCCTTGTCTCCGCGTTTTATCACCATCAAGGCCCGGGACCTGATGTTTAAAAACTATCCGTTGTCCGGTGAAATCTACAAAAGCAAGATGCTGGTGGAAGACATCTATACGGAAGATGAAATCTGGTCCTGCACCACCTGCGGGGCGTGCGAGGAAGAATGTCCCCTGGCCATCGAGTACATCAACAAGATCGTGGATCTCAGGCGCGGCATGGTGGATGAGGGCCTGGTGCCCCAGTCTTTGCAGAAACCCTTGAAAGCCCTGGAAAAACGCGGCAATCCTTACGGCAAGATGGAGAAAAAACGGGCGGACTGGGCCCTGGAAAAAGAGTTCAAGGCGGAATATTCCATCAAGGATCTGACCAAGGAATCAGCCGATACCCTGTATTTTGTGGACAGCATCACATCCTATGATGACAATATCCAGGAAATCGCCCGGCGTACCGCCATGATTCTGGACCGGGCCGGGGTGGATTTCGGGATACTGGGCAAGGATGAAAAAGACAGCGGCAACGAGGTGCTCCGGTTCGGAGAAGAGATGCTGTATCAGGATTTGAAAGCGCAGAACACCGAAGCGATCCTGGCTACGGGTGTCAAACAGATTGTCACCGCCGACCCCCACGCGTACAATGCGCTGAAAAATGATTACACCGGCCTGCCGCCGGTGCGGCATATCAGTCAGGTGGTGGCGGAAAAGATCACCACCGGGGTATTGTCCCTCAAACCCTGCCTGCATCCGGAAAAAACCTATGTGTATCACGATCCCTGTTATTTAGGACGGCACAACGGCATTTATGAGGATCCCCGCCAGGCCCTGGATGCCATTGACGGCCTGACCCGGGTGGAAATGGAAAAAAGCCGGGATCGGTCTTTTTGTTGCGGCGGCGGCGGGCTCATGCTGTTTTATGAGCCGGAAGAGGAAACCCGTATGGGGGTTTTGCGGGTGAACATGGCAGCGGAAGCCGGTGCCAACGTCATTGTGACGGCCTGCCCCTTCTGTCTGGTGAATATCCAGGATGCCATCAAGGTCGCCGGCAAGGAAGGCGAAATAGAAGCCCTGGATTTTACGGAACTGATTGCCCGGCATTTAGCATAA
- a CDS encoding TetR/AcrR family transcriptional regulator, with protein sequence MQKNKSEKYFNILNSAGAVFAKYGFYKATISQIASRAGVADGTLYLYFKNKDDILYQYISYKTSIVFDKMNDAVAAGKTAEEKLRNLIRCHLQEFQNDRHMAVIFQSEARYLRDIQSQIKDISKMYLDLLSDIIEQGQIEGSIRQDLFVGLVKRFILGAVEGVISTWVSAGSRYDLVAMADPLVDLYLNGVKEE encoded by the coding sequence TTGCAGAAAAACAAATCAGAGAAATATTTTAATATTCTCAATAGTGCCGGGGCGGTGTTTGCAAAATACGGGTTTTACAAGGCCACCATCTCCCAGATTGCATCCCGGGCCGGCGTGGCGGATGGGACACTGTATCTGTATTTTAAAAACAAAGATGATATTTTATACCAGTATATCAGTTATAAAACCAGCATTGTGTTTGACAAAATGAATGATGCCGTGGCCGCCGGAAAAACGGCGGAGGAAAAACTCAGAAACCTGATTCGCTGTCATTTGCAGGAATTCCAGAATGACCGGCACATGGCGGTGATTTTTCAATCCGAGGCCCGGTATCTGCGGGATATTCAATCCCAGATCAAAGACATTTCAAAGATGTATCTGGACCTGTTGTCCGACATCATCGAACAGGGACAAATCGAGGGTTCCATCCGCCAGGATCTGTTTGTGGGCCTGGTAAAAAGGTTTATCCTGGGCGCTGTGGAAGGGGTGATTTCCACCTGGGTGTCCGCCGGGAGCCGTTATGACCTGGTGGCCATGGCAGACCCTCTGGTGGATTTGTATCTGAATGGCGTGAAAGAAGAATAA